Proteins from one Pelorhabdus rhamnosifermentans genomic window:
- a CDS encoding short-chain-enoyl-CoA hydratase has protein sequence MSEYQNLLFENDNGIGVVTINRPKALNALNEATVRELDKIIDVLAQDDSVKVVIITGSGEKSFVAGADIVEMKDKDAMEGREWGILAQGVFNKLEGLAKPVIAAVNGYALGGGNELQMACDIRVASEKAKFGQPEVTLGITPGFGGTQRLPRLVGKGMAKKLLFTADMIDAAEAYRIGLVDQLAPADQLMDAAKKLAKTIMSRGPIAVKLCKFAVNKGINMDLESAIQYEDEVWGLCFATADQKEGMKAFVEKRKASFTGK, from the coding sequence ATGAGTGAATATCAAAATCTTTTGTTTGAAAATGATAATGGGATCGGAGTCGTTACTATTAATAGGCCTAAAGCACTTAATGCACTAAACGAAGCAACGGTGCGTGAATTGGATAAAATCATTGATGTACTTGCCCAAGATGATTCTGTTAAAGTTGTTATTATCACGGGTAGCGGTGAAAAATCCTTTGTCGCTGGTGCGGATATCGTTGAAATGAAAGATAAGGATGCGATGGAAGGCCGGGAATGGGGGATTTTAGCGCAAGGAGTATTTAATAAACTGGAAGGCTTGGCTAAACCGGTCATTGCGGCTGTAAATGGCTATGCATTAGGCGGTGGCAATGAATTGCAAATGGCATGTGATATTCGGGTTGCTTCCGAAAAAGCAAAATTTGGGCAACCAGAGGTAACACTTGGTATTACTCCAGGTTTTGGTGGAACTCAGCGGCTACCAAGATTAGTGGGAAAAGGAATGGCTAAAAAGCTGCTGTTTACCGCCGATATGATTGATGCCGCTGAGGCCTATCGCATTGGGTTGGTTGATCAATTGGCTCCTGCGGATCAATTGATGGATGCGGCTAAGAAATTGGCCAAAACAATTATGTCCCGCGGACCGATAGCGGTTAAATTGTGCAAGTTCGCAGTTAATAAAGGAATCAACATGGATTTGGAATCGGCAATTCAGTATGAAGATGAAGTTTGGGGCCTGTGCTTTGCAACTGCTGATCAAAAAGAAGGTATGAAAGCGTTTGTTGAGAAGAGAAAGGCTAGTTTTACTGGTAAATAA